The segment CATTGAAGAGACTCGGGCCTATCAAGTGCCAACcaggtcatcttaaaataaaagcTGAGAATGTCTTTTTATTGACACTTTAAGAGAggtgttaaagggataattcagtgtggctgtatgaggttaCTCATACACTGTGAGTGCCTGAACTGAAGTTTGGCATTTTTATAAACCGTTTCCTCCGCGAACCCAAGCCCATACACTAAATCAGTGACTTTACATCACAGCATACAGGAGTTGTtggttcactgctgcctccatcagtcagttcaaatgtcattttgtttgaaatcctttgttcgcATTTgcttaagtgacacaaatttaccaaacgaagcagcagtagaccagcagctcctgtgtcctcggGAACTAGAACAcatattttctctatggagtttggtgcacgAGCGCTTTACAAACCCCAGTTTCCAGTCATACAAGGCTGTCTAACTACAAgataacatatttgaacatttCCTTAAAATATCAAACTTGAACTTGAGCagacgtagattttattaggtgagccttttagGGAAGtggttttaatctgtttttccttgcaGTTTCACACAAAATAACCCCTTAACTATCACTTTAATTCAAtgattttgtgttaaaaacGATGGTTATGTAACACTAAAGCATTTATCACATTTAGGTAAAAATAGACATAATGACATAGCAGTTGTGTTGGACTGCATTAGCTTTTGctagtgtacctaataaagtggccactgGGTGTAGAATGGTAAATACTGTGTCAACCAGTGTGAAAATTATCCAAATGTCCTGTGTTGGATCAAAGTGACACATGTGTTGTGTATATCAAGCTTAACAGACCTGACCAGAgttaaagggtaaaaaaaaaaacactctcgtGAGAATAGTGAATTAAGAAATTGGAGGGTGCGCGGCACAGTGAATCTGTCAGGCAGAAGACGTCGGCACGGTCTCCTGAGATCTGTGAAGCCCACATGGTGTTGTCATGGTATGGAGGGAACAAGTGACACATGAGCAAAGCCAGTTCCCCCTTTCACTGAGCCTGTCTCATCTGTCCCTGATCATTTCTCCACCAGCTCATCTTTACTGACACCCCTACCCCCACATCACAGCGACATACATCACACTAACTAACCAGAGGCTGCGGCGCTTTTTCTTTCGCCTCACATTCACCGCTGACGTCGAACTCTCCCATTTCACTTCCACCCTTCAATAGGGCAATTTCCCTGACCTGTGAAAAGCACTACATGTCCCCTGCACCTCtgtttcacctgtttttttccccccaggtGTGTtatcattgttttgttgtcatcatACTTCAGCTCTACTTTAGCCCTTTTATCCCACTTTACTTGATTCTTTCTTTCACGCGCAGTTATTTCATCCCCCACCACACTGTTTCGCATCTCAGGAGCTGAGCATATTGGCATGTCACACTTGAGTGGACCTGCTTGCATTTCGATGATGTACGTTACAACGTGGACTAATGGATTCAGTTGTCGTGTTTGGGTGGGTTGTGTGTGCGGCGTTGTGTGCCCCCTTTCCCTGACTAATGGGGCCCCCGGGCAGAGGAACTCagtaagtttgtgtgtgtgtgtgtgtgtgtgtgtgtgtgtgtgtatgtatacatgaaAAATATGGGTACCTAGTTTATGAGATAATCCCAGAGAAAGACCTCATCCTGAGCATCAAAGGGTTTCCCAAAGAGGAAAATGTAAATCCTGCATTATGTACAGTGCATTGTGTGCCCTCATTAGTCCATAATTATGGACTCAAATCATGATCACCTACTCTTCTAGGAGGCAATGTATCACTCTCAAGATACTAATCAATAGATTTAGCTTATTTCCTACAGTTCTTCCGCCTGACAATTACATCACCTCtatctccctctctgcctctgattctctttgtctgtgtgtgtatttgtttcctctttacgaccttaaacactgaccttgtgaggaccagttgtcctcatggagaccaaaatctggtccgaatgaggcagaacctcatttctgaggaactggttaagtttcaAGCTTAGATTAAGTATTAATTGGTTCTATATGATTTTGGGGATAATGCAATATTTaagttgtccaaatgaatggaagactgacagtgcagtgtcctgagaagaatagctgtggagacctttgtgtgtgtgtgtgtgtgtgtgtgtgtgtgtgtgtgtgtgtgtgtgtgtgtgtgtgtgtgtgtgtgtgtgtgtgtgtgtgtgtgtgtgtgtgtgtgtgtgtgtgtgtgtgtgtgtgtgtgtgtgtgtgtgtgtgtgtgtgtgtgtgtgtgtgtgtgtgtgtgtgtgtgtgtgtgagtagatGTTGTGAGAGCGATGTTAAAGGGGTTTAAGTGACTGTCTGATCGAGCtggttttaaaggttgatttcTACTCTGTGAGTGAACAAACTGGCAGAGCCTGTTAACGCTTTGTTCTTTGCTCCCATCATCCCATCAGCTCTTGTTTGGACTCATGCACCCTGATGATCTGTACAGAGGAGGTTGCTTTTCAtgaagtggtgtgtgtgtatgtgtgtgtgtgtttcatcagcagCTTTTAAGACACCCTGAAAATCATTTGTTGTCAGATTTCACTGCAGGTGTCACAATTTTCCCTCTGAATACTAGTGATGGAATCATTATTTACTGAAATTTCAGTAATGGAGCACAAGCACATTATTCcagtttattattaatattattattattattattattattaataataaaaaacagtggTGCAAAGGCCCTTTTGTTTTGCTGggtgttatcattattattattgttgttcagaGGTAATCTGACCTCCTATGGATTAAAACACACCACACGtggtacatacagtaaatccaTACGTTATCACTTTATCACAGGGGAAACAACCATTCTGGGTTTTTTCTCAAAAACTGCAAAACTACCCAAACGTATCCTCTCTAAACTTTTTCGAGACTGTCCTGTAATTCCAGCAGTGTGCTGGAATTACAGATTTAGGGCCACGCAgtcggtgtagtggttagcactcggGTTTGCGaccggaacaagggcctttctacatggagtttgcgtgttctccctgtgtgtgcgtgggttttctctgagttctccggtttcctcccacagtcccaaaaaGAAGATTGGGTAAATtagactgtgagtgtgagagtggatggttgtttgtctctgtatgtggccctgtgatggactggcgatctctATCTCAGCTCTAGgtccccctgcgaccctcatgtggaggatataaagtggtagaaaatgaatgggcGCTCAGTGGTTAAAGCTTTGTACTTTGGTGTGATCGACATATGTTTGACTCCCATGTTACACGGATCCAACCCTAACCTCtctaaaaacatgtaaaaacatacttatggtTCGTATTCAGGGCTTTGACCAAAATGACCCATAGTTATTCAGCAAAGAGGACTTTGCTGCACATAATGGAaatcctgaaaaaaaagaatctttaaAAGGACTTAACCATGTTAACCATATGTCATGTTTAAACACATCTCTGTTTCCTCTAGGTTAACTTTGTAAATTCCCCAAATGTCATTGAcgtttcttttcagcactggtTTGAAATCTGCATGGACACTCTGAAGTCCTGCACCCTGCTAGTTGTCTAAGTCACCGCGTAAAGGTTTGGTTATGTATTCGCCTGTGCCTCTCTCATGTACCGCAGTCACCGTCATCATGTTCTGCACGACCAGGAGGTGGACAAACGTACCTGTGTTCCCATGAACCACCTGTGGACCAATCAGGCTCCTTACACTGTTTGTAACAGCTCCTTATCAGAGTACGGAGTGTTAGGTAAGACTGAAGTCGCTCCGActacacagttttttttgttttttttttagccttgtTTGATAactattgtgatttttttaaggttttgaGCTTGGTTTTGCCATGGCCAGTCCAAACGCTCTGATCCTATGGGAGGCCCAGTTCGGTGACtttaacaacacagcacagtgtATCATTGACCAGTTTATCAGCTCGGGTCAGGCGAAGTGGGTCCGCAACAATGGTATTGTCCTCCTGCTGCCACATGGGATGGAGGGAATGGtgagaatgaaacaaaaaaagaggctttAGTTGAGTTTTGTTAAGGAAATGTAAAAGCGTTTATTAAGAGTCTTCTCATCTTCTGTCCTCAGGGTCCAGAACATTCGTCTGCTCGACCTGAGCGCTTTCTGCAGATGAGCAAAGACGACCCCGATCACTTCCCTGTGTGTTCACATGCACCATTTACACTCTGGCAATTACGTAATGATAAATGTCAAGGAAACGATGACAGTGTGTTGCAGTTAACATCCAGcagcttcctttttttctttttctttttttttttttaattgcctgcGCTTGTGTCGTGACCACTTAAGCGATTACGGCGGTTTAGTCTCTTCATTATGACCCCCGCAGTGTTGATATTCATCAGTACGCCGAGGGTCAACTCCCTCTGTGGTCACGTTCTGTGGAGGAAGTAACCACAGCAGGCTAAATCAGCAGAAGCTCACCAGATTCATCTTCAAATGGGATATTGATCAATCTATTACTGGGAGCATACTAATTAttctctgtcctgtgtgtgtgtgagagtgagagagagagggagatgcaGTGCACTGATGCACTCAActgtgaggggggaaaagtcCTTGCTGTAAACAACACCAACAAGGATGTGTACATTTATGTAGATTAATGTTTTCACATGGGAACACTTTATTTCCTTTGTAATGATTATtattctttcttcctttttttcttttttactaagGAGTTAACAGGAGACTTTGAAGTCCAGCAGCTGTACGACTGCAACTGGATTGTGGTCAACTGTTCCACGCCTGCCAACTACTGTCATGTGCTCAGGCGACAGATTCTGCTGCCATTCAGAAAACCGGTGAAGTGTTACATCGTGTTTCATCTTcaaaatattttatgtttagtCTGTGTTTCGCTTCGCTGTTTGTCATGTAATGACACACTACATGGATATAAGTATTTAGCCACACGTGTTACTACAGCTGTTTTCAGGCTTTGGGCTCAAGGCCCTTTATTTCCAGtgcagtgaaggacaatcttagtgcttcattttggacaatgctatgcttccaaatTTGTGGCAACAATTTGTGGAAGGTCCAGTTCGTCCCCTGTGGGAGGATGAAGTGGAGCAGAGGCCTTCTCATCCTCTTCATCCAACaccagtgcctgacctcataaatctcagacacaaattcccatagaaacactccaaaatcttgaggaaagtctctGTTATAGCTGCAGAAATCCATATTAAAGTCCTGTTGTTATACTGGTCAGGTGTTTGCAAATACATCTATTCAATTCGATCATATCCTGCACAAATGTGGTTCTGTGTTCTTCATGAATCTGAATGTATAAAGTAATCTCCATTCAACTGTAAAAGTTCTGGGAAAttgagcatttttctttttttcctatgtgcacagctctttttttcccactgtcaGTTTTCAGCCACTGTGAATGTCTTAACTGATCCCCCGTCGCTCTTAAATGCAACGCTCCACGAAGCATGAGAAAAGTACTTCCTGAGCAAATTAGTGAGAGGGCCAATAGGGGataatattgtttgtttgtttgttttttttttaatgaaattccCTGAAATTCTGGACCTGGTTGGCTGAGCAGaaagttcttttcttttttatttgattgttcaagaaattttttgttttcccaaTGCTGATGTTGCATGGTATATGTTGGCAACAAATTAGCGTGAAAGGGGATACAAACTTTTATCTCTGGAGTTTTGTCAGTGCGCACGATAAGTACACGGATGACAGAATCAATCTGTTGTTTGTCAGTGACGGgaactttttccttttttcccctacAGCTGATTATTTTTACTCCGAAATCCCTGCTGAGGCATCCAGATGCAAGATCTAGTTTTGACCATCTCGCCAAAGGTGGAGATCTTCTTCTTATTTCTTGGTtaaatgtgacttaaatgtaaatgtgatttgtCGTAAATGTTCATATTCAATGTCTGCAGGGACTAAATTCAAGAGGCTAATTCCCGATGAGGGTCCAGCAAGTCAAAGCCCAGGTCAGGTGAAGAGGGTGATCTTCTGCACTGGTAAAATCTACTATGAGCTGGTTAAAGAGAGGAAACGGCAGAACATGGAGAAAGACATCGCCATCACCAGACTTGAACAGGTGttaaatctctctctcctctgactGAGCATCTCTAAAAATGGTCTTGCgatttgaaaagtgaagctcaTAAAGTAGGATGGGAGAAGCAGTTGGCCACCAGGGGGACAACTGCTGAGTAAAGAGAgctccatttgaatggaaatctATGGGAAAATAAGCTTTAACTCACTTGATAGagtgaatatgaatattttcgTGTGGAATTGATGGTCTGAATCGCTCGTCTcagcttttcttctctttcagagGAAATAGACCATAATGCACAGCATAGATGAATGGACacgagtgtgattgacaggtggtaCCGttctgcaggtgacatctgtgaacataaggtttaaaaaaactgacatgACATGAGGAACTGAAACTGGAAAATTACGTCCATTTTCATATATAGTCTCTCGCTctatgtccaaatgaatggaagacaCTGCAGTGTCCCTCTAAGGGATGTCTTTTCTCCCTACCCTTATTCCTCCCCCCACAGATTTCTCCTTTTCCGTTTGACCTGGTCAGAGCGGAGGCTGAGAAATACGCCGACGCTGAGCTGGTCTGGTGTCAGGAGGAGCACAAAAACATGGGTTACTACGATTATGTCCGTCCACGTTTCCTCACAGTGGTGGCCAACAAGAAGCCCGTGTGGTAAGGGTCTCGTTTGATGTGTCCATCACGGACGTGAACCGTTGTTGCTGGAGACAAACCGTCAGTGTTTCTTTGCAGGTATGTGGGACGCGACCCCGCAGCTGCGCCCGCGACCGGTAACAAGTCGACTCACCTCAATGAGCTGAAGAGGTTCATGGACACTGCTTTCAACCTGAGCGCCTTCACGGGCAAGGACAAGCAGTGAGAAGTAGACATGAGGTGCGGTTTCATCTCCAACCACCAAACTGTCGTGGCGTTTAAACACCTGATAACCTCATATGAAAATTGTCGGCAAGTACGACTTATTAAGTTATTTTTACTATGGTCAatgtacaaaatacaaaaatgccATGTCCCAAAACTTCTACAAGAACTAAAGCAATTTTGGGACGTCATGTATTGGAAGAATCTGCACTTTAATCAATCCGCAATAATCAGCGTAGGTAGAAGGGTTCTTGCACCCTACAGTGTTTAAATAGGCTGTATAAGCTGTTAAGTGTTGGCCAAGGACAAACGGGCTGAATCTCCTAACATccgcatttcaaaataagttccttaaaaaatattgtgaaagagtgtttaaaGTAGCAACAGTGCCCTTTAACATCACTTTACCACTAACAATTACATTTGTGATATTGACTTTTTGTAGTAGCTTTAATGCTGTAGATCAGGTATGTCCAAAGtcatactattattattattattattattgttattgtttatggCCAGGGATGGAGTGTGACAGCAATGCATCCCCAGTACACGTATCTGGAGATTTGCTTTGAAACCAGAGCTCCGGGCAGGAAAGATTCATGCATTAATCTCCTGTTACGGTTAAAAATTATAATTGTGacgaagaaaataaaatgattataaaaccgtgcatttgtatgtttaaaaaaacattggccCCCAAGAATTTTCACATCATGAAATCTGGCTCTCCttggacacccctgctgtagatACCTCCACTGTTGCTATGCAGAATAGTATTTTAGTACTTTAGTACTAGAATctatatttgtttgtatatgAATTGCAGAAGCGACTTGATGCACACAAACCTTTCACAGGTACGACGGCTGTTCTGAAAGTAGAGGCATCAGTAGGTTtagtgcctgttttttttttttgtctttgttttggctACCTTTAGCTGTAAGTGAAGAAGTATGTATTTACTGTCACACCTCACTTCACCGGGAGACATGAGCCAGCTGGCACAGAGACTTGTAGCCATGTTTTCTACGTAGGACATAAGGCTGGGCTTCCTCTTCGGAGGCGGAGGGACACACGCGAGACACAGCGAGCGCCTCGGATGCTTCTGAGAGCAACGCTGATGCTcagttgtcatttttaaatccaCAGGTATTAAACAGAACCGATATTAGCTACTGCTCTGCTCAGAAATTATGCTTCCTGTTTCCTGCCTCTCCACTTACAGCTAAAGAATTAAATCACTGTACATCATTTCAGATGATTATGACCTTTTAGGTTTGTACCTTTGAGTGCATTAAAGGAACAGAATATCCAGTGACAATATGGGTATGCTCAAATCTATGGGGTTGCTCttaaaagtgtgtaaaaattaGTTGCATTTAGCATGTGTTGGAGAACTTTTTATACAGCCTTCGTTTAGCAAAAGTATCGCACTTGTGTATTCGGTGCCTGTTCATTTCTTACCCATCATATTTTCTCCCTCATACCTCTGCTAAAAGCATACTACACGTGTCTATTTTTATGAATGTCAGTTCACTACAATCTAAGACATTTTCAACGTAATATTGAGCAATACAGTTCATTCATGTAgttaaacacagtgtttttttttatatagcgtgttggggaaaaaagatgctgtatactgtatgtgcttaatccattttttatttttattttgagatcACCTTCAGCAAGAATTCTCCACAGCAGCGACAGCTTCTCTGCAAACAGGATCTAGTGTTCCATCTCCACCTTTGGGGTTAAAAAGCACAACAGGACGTCATAGCAACAGggttgaaaaaagaaagaaagaaaaaggcaacCAATTACCTGCAGCCCCCGAACTAAGAGTTGAGTCTCTGAGGACAGCTGATTATATTAGTTTACAGCAGTGGCAAGTTTGTAAATATCATGTTAGAATGTACAGGAGACTGCAATCGTCACTCTTCCAGTTGTAAAACGAACCCCTGTTGACCAGCACCACATTTTTGAAACCAGACATTCAGAGGTAAAACCAGTAACCAGGCATCTACTGTAAACCAGTGCTTTGGTGGTTTAATAATTCGTCGGGAACACAACTTCCAAAATCGACATTATATTCTATTGACGCAGAGCAGACATTTGCAGTAACTCCTCCAAAACATGTTTCCtgacaaataataatcatttctccAAAGGCTTTTGTtcaaacacaattatttttgtgactgttcactagggctgcaacaaatattcgattcatcgattattcgctgattaatcatcaactactttgataatcgattcatttgGTCTGGATGTTTTTCCcccaataattaaaacaagctttctaatttgtcagcttcttaaatttgaatattttctggtttctttgctccatatcacaaagaaatcattgaagtgaatcatttttggcttgtggacaaaacaagacattccgAGATCATCATCGTcgacatttttcaatattttctgacattttagggaccaaacaagtgcttgattaatcaggaaaataataattagatgCAGCTTCACATTGACTGGATAggtaataataaatgtgactgGTGTGTGTAAAGGCCTTGGGGTGATTGGAATGTCATAATTTACTGATGGATATTTGCATATAAATCTCCAAAATTTTACATACTGGAACTTTAATTACCCCTTGTCTTCTGGCCCTAAAGTCCCTTAAAACGCCCCTGCAGGCTTCACCATTAAAATGTTGCATTCGAAAAAACTTCGTTAAATCGACAAGAGTTGCGTTCATGTctgcgtcacacacacacacacacgcacacctgaGGATCACGTGGTCTCCGTGTGAAACTCACCAAACTCCAGCTGCCGGATGTGACACGTGAACACCAGCTCCCCGTTCACCTGCAGCTCCACCATGTTCCACTCGTCCGTCTCCTCGAGAACACACTGGTGTCCGCGCGCTGTCAGAGCGGCTGCAGACATGTTGGAGAAGTCACGTGTTTGTTTGACCTCGCCTGACGACAaggagacaacaacaacaacaaacatggtGGTGTTTACCCTGCAGACCCTGCAGCCTGAAGGTCCTGTGCTGGACGATTCCGCTGGATTCATAAGGTCCGTAACAAAGTGTCACCCGTGGTTTTGACGACATTGTTTGTTGTGGTCACCTAGgcaacgctctctctctcgctttctcgctctctctttctgtctctctcaaacacacgcTGTTGTTTGGCGGAGGTGGAAACTGACATATTCTAGTTTCAAAATGtacaaagttaaataaaaaaaaagttagcttaatttactcagagtaaaagttagtagttttttttaacatggctagggttttttcttgtgtcatgcaaaaagaacaatgtgacacaaatctcacatgaattgttttcaattaaagacaaacctttacaaattacaGTGCTGACAAAGTAAAATTTGTAAACACATTGAATCAGTCTAAATGGGTCGAAGGTCACAagtgctttaactttctcactcactcagggaccttaattagcaccAGTCCTCATGATTCACCTGTCCATATCctcatcattcccctgtccCTTCAACTGTCCTACTGTGCAGATACTTTTACAACAGACAA is part of the Solea senegalensis isolate Sse05_10M linkage group LG15, IFAPA_SoseM_1, whole genome shotgun sequence genome and harbors:
- the lg15h10orf53 gene encoding UPF0728 protein C10orf53 homolog, translated to MSSKPRVTLCYGPYESSGIVQHRTFRLQGLQAALTARGHQCVLEETDEWNMVELQVNGELVFTCHIRQLEFGGDGTLDPVCREAVAAVENSC